A section of the Streptomyces sp. Je 1-369 genome encodes:
- the pcaB gene encoding 3-carboxy-cis,cis-muconate cycloisomerase: MSDLFSPGSVGSPTADATSDRAFLEALLAAESALVRARAVVGLTPADAAAAVTEVAADVGRFDVQDIASRAREGGNPVIPLVSALRSAVPAEAAAHVHRGATSQDILDSALMLLSARTLDLILTDLARTERALARLASAHRDTVMPGRTLTQHAVPTTFGLKAAGWRSLVLDARDRLIDVRAGLPVQLGGAAGTLASFRTEGGCGRAGEALTSAFAGELALCAPALPWHTLRTPVADLASALALTAGAHGKMAADVLTLSRTEIAELSEREGGGSSSMPHKANPVRATLIAAAARRAPGLAATLHASLVAEDERPAGAWHAEWEPLRDLLRLTGGAARDGAELVEGLRVHTEAMRENLALTGGLPASERATTVLTSVLGSAAAAKELLTGSARRARAEGRPLAAVLAEEPALRDFDVTALMDPAQYTGYAGELTDRALERR; encoded by the coding sequence ATGAGTGACCTGTTCTCTCCGGGCTCCGTCGGTTCACCGACGGCCGACGCGACGTCCGACCGGGCCTTCCTCGAAGCGCTCCTGGCCGCCGAGTCCGCGTTGGTGCGCGCGCGAGCCGTGGTGGGGCTGACCCCCGCGGACGCGGCGGCGGCCGTGACGGAAGTCGCGGCGGACGTCGGCCGGTTCGACGTGCAGGACATCGCGTCGCGCGCGCGGGAGGGCGGGAATCCGGTGATCCCGCTGGTTTCGGCGCTGAGGTCGGCGGTGCCCGCCGAGGCGGCCGCCCACGTGCACCGGGGGGCGACCAGCCAGGACATCCTGGACTCGGCGTTGATGCTGCTGTCCGCGCGGACGCTGGACCTGATCCTGACGGATCTGGCCCGCACGGAGCGTGCGCTGGCCCGCCTTGCCTCGGCGCACCGGGACACGGTCATGCCGGGCCGCACGCTCACGCAGCACGCGGTCCCGACGACGTTCGGCCTGAAGGCGGCGGGGTGGCGCTCCCTTGTCCTCGACGCGCGGGACCGTCTGATCGACGTGCGCGCGGGTCTGCCGGTCCAGTTGGGCGGTGCGGCAGGCACATTGGCGTCGTTCCGGACGGAGGGCGGGTGCGGACGCGCGGGCGAGGCGCTCACGTCGGCCTTCGCGGGTGAACTGGCGCTGTGCGCGCCCGCACTCCCGTGGCACACCCTCCGCACGCCTGTCGCCGATCTCGCCTCCGCCCTCGCGCTCACCGCGGGTGCGCACGGCAAGATGGCTGCCGACGTGCTCACCCTCTCCCGCACGGAGATCGCCGAACTCTCCGAACGCGAGGGCGGCGGCTCCTCCTCGATGCCGCACAAGGCCAACCCCGTACGCGCCACGCTCATCGCGGCCGCCGCCCGCCGGGCACCCGGCCTCGCGGCCACGCTGCACGCCTCCCTCGTCGCCGAGGACGAGCGCCCCGCGGGCGCCTGGCACGCCGAGTGGGAACCGCTGCGGGACCTGCTGCGGCTGACGGGCGGCGCGGCGAGGGACGGCGCGGAACTGGTCGAAGGCCTGCGCGTGCACACGGAGGCGATGCGCGAGAACCTCGCCCTCACGGGCGGGTTGCCCGCCTCGGAGCGGGCGACGACGGTACTCACGTCCGTACTCGGCAGCGCCGCCGCAGCGAAGGAACTGCTGACCGGCTCCGCGAGACGCGCCCGCGCCGAGGGCCGCCCGTTGGCCGCCGTCCTCGCCGAGGAACCGGCCTTGCGGGACTTCGACGTGACGGCGCTCATGGACCCGGCGCAGTACACGGGCTACGCGGGCGAACTCACGGACCGGGCATTGGAGCGACGTTGA